The Flavobacterium piscisymbiosum genome includes a region encoding these proteins:
- a CDS encoding LytTR family transcriptional regulator DNA-binding domain-containing protein, whose protein sequence is MKKDKLYLFTFLSLLVVVYICGYFSMNYLVGLSTEQFLKIQIESSKREAKEMANLISLQAQQNSDRKVIINNVQKSIEKTDTQTGFICMFDQTGKEICHPNPEKIGRMTGPDESYISTTHNEVNPEDFYSYLKNKTEGGGIRNYNNQKKDAEIIYLYPVKDTDWIIASHANLQSINKQVQDLKFYFILVYISTGALIVLLSFFMIRLFGSRYERKLEQKNENLFNEVLSLSKLNYDLTSYKSKLESNEQSKVPDLSVSPANKKRILTNLKNEIVSLEIEQIAYIYMENTITYVKDVNGKISTSNSSLEEIYSELDNAIFFRANRQFILAIKSIDKILKYGNNQLKIEVVPKSTIDVIISKNKAAEFKAWLNK, encoded by the coding sequence ATGAAGAAAGACAAGCTTTATCTTTTTACTTTTTTATCATTACTTGTTGTCGTATACATTTGCGGATACTTTAGCATGAATTATTTGGTAGGTTTAAGTACGGAGCAATTTCTAAAAATTCAGATTGAGTCCAGTAAAAGAGAAGCCAAAGAAATGGCCAACCTGATTTCTTTACAAGCGCAACAAAATAGTGACAGAAAGGTAATCATTAATAACGTACAAAAGAGCATCGAAAAAACCGACACTCAAACGGGTTTTATCTGTATGTTTGATCAAACAGGAAAAGAAATCTGCCATCCTAATCCGGAAAAAATTGGCCGAATGACCGGTCCTGACGAATCGTATATTTCGACAACGCATAATGAAGTAAATCCTGAAGATTTTTATTCCTATCTAAAAAATAAAACCGAAGGCGGTGGAATCAGAAACTATAACAATCAAAAAAAAGATGCTGAAATTATCTACCTCTATCCGGTTAAAGACACCGATTGGATTATTGCTTCGCACGCCAATCTACAAAGCATAAATAAACAAGTTCAGGATTTAAAATTCTATTTTATTCTGGTTTACATCAGCACTGGCGCTTTGATTGTTTTACTTTCTTTTTTTATGATTCGCCTTTTTGGAAGCCGATACGAAAGAAAACTGGAGCAGAAAAATGAAAATCTTTTTAATGAAGTTTTAAGCCTTTCGAAACTCAACTATGATTTAACCAGTTACAAATCAAAACTAGAATCGAATGAGCAATCAAAAGTTCCTGATTTATCTGTTTCTCCTGCGAATAAAAAAAGGATTTTAACGAATCTGAAAAACGAAATCGTCTCGCTCGAAATAGAACAAATCGCCTATATTTATATGGAGAATACGATCACTTACGTGAAAGATGTAAACGGAAAAATCTCTACAAGTAACAGCAGCCTCGAAGAAATTTACAGCGAACTCGACAATGCAATCTTTTTCAGGGCCAACAGACAATTTATCCTGGCTATAAAATCGATAGATAAAATTTTGAAATATGGCAATAACCAGCTCAAAATTGAAGTTGTTCCAAAATCTACAATCGATGTTATCATTAGCAAAAACAAAGCCGCGGAATTTAAAGCATGGCTGAATAAATAG
- a CDS encoding heme-binding domain-containing protein, translating into MKKPKIYKRKVIVIPVIILLLIFAGIQFIRPVITNPPVTGNLKVPHEVETILRNSCYDCHSNETNLAWYDKIVPVSWLVAQHIKEGRSGLNFSEWDKLSAADQKAKLWESVNQVSQGAMPLQSYTLAHPQAKLSQKDLKVLENYIWGLRVNNKPQDTAKIKALNNQTEELKKAEKSVKIPKTPNGIAYIADYKNWGVVSTTQRLDNGTMRIIYGNDIAIKAIKDKKINPWPDGAILAKAAYEEVEDQDGNISQGAFKQVEFMAKDHIKYKKTNGWGFSRFKTTELIPYGKRADFVIECMNCHKPMEKNDYVFTLPIRQ; encoded by the coding sequence ATGAAAAAGCCAAAAATTTACAAAAGAAAAGTCATCGTGATTCCGGTCATCATCTTGTTATTGATTTTTGCAGGAATACAATTTATCCGTCCTGTAATTACAAATCCACCAGTTACGGGAAATTTAAAAGTGCCGCATGAAGTGGAGACTATTTTAAGAAATTCCTGTTATGATTGTCATTCGAACGAAACCAATTTGGCCTGGTATGATAAAATAGTTCCCGTATCGTGGCTTGTTGCCCAACATATAAAAGAGGGCAGGAGCGGACTCAATTTTTCTGAATGGGATAAATTATCAGCGGCAGATCAAAAGGCAAAACTTTGGGAATCTGTGAATCAGGTTTCTCAGGGAGCAATGCCTTTGCAGAGTTATACATTGGCACATCCGCAGGCAAAATTATCTCAAAAAGATCTCAAAGTACTTGAAAATTATATATGGGGTTTAAGAGTAAATAATAAACCTCAGGATACTGCGAAAATAAAAGCATTAAACAATCAGACCGAAGAATTGAAAAAGGCTGAAAAGTCAGTTAAAATACCTAAAACACCAAACGGGATTGCGTACATAGCTGATTATAAAAACTGGGGTGTTGTAAGTACAACGCAGCGTCTTGATAACGGAACAATGCGAATTATCTACGGAAATGATATTGCCATAAAAGCGATTAAAGATAAGAAAATTAACCCGTGGCCGGACGGTGCTATTTTGGCGAAAGCGGCTTATGAGGAGGTCGAGGATCAGGATGGGAATATTTCTCAGGGCGCTTTTAAACAAGTCGAATTTATGGCTAAGGATCACATAAAATATAAAAAAACGAATGGTTGGGGATTTTCGAGATTCAAAACCACAGAATTGATTCCGTATGGTAAAAGAGCCGATTTTGTGATCGAATGTATGAATTGTCACAAGCCTATGGAAAAAAACGATTATGTATTCACACTTCCAATACGTCAATAA
- a CDS encoding cytochrome P460 family protein: MKTILYFTGILSLFFLFSCADKTNENALNKDASLPDVLLDKVSGLQVINSSINNKKHTTSLLYGNQKTVERLKSDELNLKKGEKLVWITWHQKSDPNWIGAIIPGKLLSLEILESNGEKEGFNYQKFEGNKMELQKDTLGSAHRIKELLNQKKANVPQL, from the coding sequence ATGAAAACGATACTCTATTTTACAGGAATTCTTTCTTTGTTTTTTCTTTTTTCCTGTGCAGATAAAACAAATGAAAACGCTTTGAATAAAGATGCTTCATTACCGGATGTACTGCTGGACAAGGTTTCAGGTTTGCAGGTGATCAATTCTTCTATCAATAATAAAAAACATACGACATCATTGCTCTACGGAAATCAGAAAACAGTAGAAAGATTAAAATCGGATGAATTAAACCTCAAAAAAGGTGAAAAATTAGTATGGATTACATGGCATCAAAAGTCAGATCCTAACTGGATTGGCGCCATTATTCCGGGAAAATTACTATCGCTTGAAATTTTGGAATCTAATGGAGAAAAAGAAGGTTTTAACTATCAAAAATTTGAGGGAAACAAAATGGAACTTCAAAAAGATACTCTTGGTAGTGCTCATAGAATTAAGGAATTACTGAATCAAAAAAAGGCAAATGTGCCTCAATTATAA
- a CDS encoding STAS/SEC14 domain-containing protein produces the protein MIHKIETAKNLIAFRALGQVTTADFKSVVLPELEGLSKESNEINFLFALDTDIQNFTENVWFKDAVLGLQQFENWNRVAIVSDSDEMNFNGGFTFNTTGELRGFKKLAFNKALKWVEGDSIL, from the coding sequence ATGATACACAAAATAGAAACAGCAAAAAATTTAATTGCTTTTAGAGCACTTGGTCAGGTAACAACAGCTGATTTTAAAAGTGTTGTACTGCCGGAATTAGAAGGATTATCAAAAGAATCAAATGAAATTAATTTTTTATTTGCGCTGGATACAGATATTCAGAATTTTACTGAAAATGTCTGGTTTAAAGATGCTGTTTTAGGATTACAGCAATTTGAAAATTGGAACAGGGTTGCCATCGTTTCTGACTCGGATGAGATGAATTTTAATGGCGGATTTACATTTAATACTACGGGAGAATTACGTGGTTTTAAAAAGTTAGCTTTCAATAAAGCCCTGAAATGGGTCGAAGGAGATTCAATTTTATAA
- a CDS encoding Ku protein: MRAIWTGSISFGLINIPIKIFSAVQESSIDMDMLDEKDHANIKFKRVNENTGKEVAYANIVKGYKIDDKYVILEDADFEAADAEKTKTINIQSFALEKEINSIYYEQPYYLEPDKGAMNAYALLRDALEASGKVGVTSFVLRNKESLAILKPYKNVILLNRIRFEQEIRDTAELKLPTASKKATKEMDMAEKLIDQLTEKFDISAYKDEYTAKLLQIIKNKAKGKKQAAPKLKVVHKQSDDLMAMLKASLEKKKSS, encoded by the coding sequence ATGAGAGCAATATGGACAGGATCGATTAGTTTTGGGTTAATTAATATTCCCATTAAAATATTTTCTGCTGTGCAGGAAAGCAGTATTGATATGGATATGCTGGATGAAAAAGATCATGCCAACATCAAATTCAAGAGGGTAAATGAAAATACCGGAAAAGAAGTGGCCTATGCCAATATTGTAAAAGGCTATAAAATAGACGATAAATATGTGATTCTTGAAGATGCTGATTTTGAAGCCGCAGATGCCGAGAAAACCAAAACGATCAACATTCAGAGTTTTGCTTTAGAAAAAGAAATTAATAGTATTTACTACGAACAGCCGTATTATCTTGAGCCTGATAAAGGTGCGATGAACGCTTATGCTTTGCTAAGAGATGCGCTTGAAGCATCGGGTAAAGTAGGAGTGACGAGTTTTGTTTTACGTAACAAGGAAAGCCTGGCGATTTTAAAACCATATAAAAATGTGATTCTTTTGAACCGAATTCGTTTTGAGCAGGAAATAAGAGATACAGCAGAATTAAAACTGCCTACAGCATCTAAAAAAGCCACGAAAGAAATGGATATGGCCGAAAAACTGATCGATCAGCTTACGGAGAAATTTGATATTAGTGCTTATAAAGACGAATATACCGCTAAGCTTTTGCAAATTATAAAGAACAAAGCGAAAGGCAAAAAACAAGCAGCGCCAAAGCTTAAAGTCGTTCACAAACAAAGCGACGATTTGATGGCGATGCTAAAAGCAAGTCTGGAAAAAAAGAAATCCTCTTAA
- the ligD gene encoding DNA ligase D, giving the protein MSLSKYNQKRDFKQTKEPKGKVAKSANELIFVVQKHAASHLHYDFRLEMDGVLKSWAVPKGPSMNPDDKRLAMMVEDHPYSYKDFEGTIPTGNYGAGNVIVWDNGTYTPDEPTPNPEKTLLADLKKGHLSFVLKGKKLKGEFSLIKLKGKQENAWLLIKKQDPHATESDILNKNKSVISERTLDELEKNSKKMEEKTNKKKASKNNPASAEEAAVFIKPMLANTKEKAFDDAEWVFENKYDGYRAISVINPTDVQLFSRNELSFNANFKPIADELQKIDHIAVLDGEIVVEDENGKANFQLLQNYLKTGFGTLKYYVFDLLNLDGNLITDLSLLERKELLKILFNKYDFKNIYYSEHTIEKGLKQFDLSIKNKGEGIIAKKADSTYMSNKRSSDWLKIKISNEEEAIIIGITEPKKSRKYFGAILLGQYYGKRLQFIGKCGTGFNDATLKELYTKLEPLFVNESPLSEKIALRDTIQWVKPKLVCQVKFSEWTNDKHLRHPVYLGLRIDKKASEVFVPSTIKSNNAIEKDVKKDTMKEKPTPVTENDYDLKIGKTTLHLTNQNKVYFPDDGITKGEIVQYYNEVADLILPYLKDRPQSMNRFPNGINAPGFYQKDVDVDKVPSWLKTKKIFSESNEEYLNYLICNDKATLLYMANLGCIEMNPWNSTIKHVENPDWLVIDIDPEKDDFEEVVKTALTVKEVLDELETECYCKTSGATGLHVYIPLGAQYDYDSIKIFGELLAIEIHSRLPETTSLERSIKKRNHKIYIDYLQNRRGQTLAAPYSVRPKSGATVSTPLEWSEVNSKLHPSQFTIKNVLQRFEKKGDLWQPVLGKGANIKKILHKLENKNPH; this is encoded by the coding sequence ATGTCACTGTCTAAATACAACCAGAAAAGAGATTTTAAACAAACTAAGGAACCCAAAGGTAAAGTCGCAAAATCAGCAAACGAACTCATCTTTGTGGTGCAAAAACATGCCGCATCGCATTTGCATTACGATTTTAGATTAGAAATGGATGGCGTCCTGAAAAGTTGGGCAGTGCCTAAAGGTCCGTCTATGAATCCTGATGATAAACGTTTGGCAATGATGGTCGAAGATCATCCGTACAGCTATAAAGATTTTGAGGGCACAATTCCCACAGGAAATTACGGTGCCGGAAATGTTATTGTTTGGGATAACGGCACTTATACTCCCGATGAACCTACACCAAATCCGGAAAAAACTTTATTGGCAGATCTTAAAAAAGGTCATTTAAGTTTTGTTTTAAAAGGAAAAAAACTAAAAGGAGAATTTTCATTAATCAAACTAAAAGGCAAACAGGAAAATGCCTGGTTATTGATTAAAAAACAAGATCCTCATGCGACCGAAAGTGACATATTAAATAAAAATAAATCGGTTATTTCTGAAAGAACTTTAGACGAATTAGAGAAAAATTCTAAAAAAATGGAGGAAAAAACCAATAAAAAAAAGGCTTCAAAAAATAATCCTGCATCAGCCGAAGAAGCTGCTGTTTTTATCAAACCCATGTTAGCCAATACCAAAGAAAAAGCATTTGATGATGCTGAGTGGGTATTTGAGAATAAATATGATGGTTATCGAGCGATTTCTGTAATTAATCCTACTGATGTACAATTATTTAGCCGAAATGAATTATCTTTTAATGCCAATTTTAAACCCATTGCAGATGAATTACAAAAAATAGATCATATTGCAGTTTTAGATGGTGAAATTGTTGTGGAAGATGAAAACGGAAAAGCCAATTTCCAACTCCTTCAAAACTATCTTAAAACAGGTTTTGGAACTTTAAAATATTATGTTTTTGACCTTCTTAATTTAGATGGAAATCTCATCACTGATTTATCATTGCTCGAAAGAAAGGAATTACTTAAAATTTTATTTAATAAATATGATTTTAAAAATATTTATTACTCAGAACATACCATAGAAAAAGGTTTGAAACAATTCGATCTTTCGATAAAAAACAAAGGCGAAGGTATTATTGCCAAAAAAGCCGATAGTACTTATATGTCCAATAAAAGAAGCAGTGACTGGCTTAAAATTAAAATTTCGAATGAAGAAGAAGCCATTATTATTGGAATTACTGAACCCAAAAAATCCAGAAAATATTTTGGAGCCATTTTACTGGGGCAATATTACGGCAAAAGACTGCAGTTTATAGGCAAATGCGGAACCGGTTTTAATGATGCAACCTTAAAAGAATTATATACCAAATTAGAACCTCTTTTTGTGAATGAATCTCCGCTAAGCGAAAAAATAGCATTAAGAGATACGATTCAATGGGTAAAACCAAAGCTGGTTTGTCAGGTTAAATTCTCAGAATGGACAAATGACAAGCATTTAAGACATCCTGTATATCTGGGATTAAGGATTGATAAAAAAGCTTCGGAAGTTTTTGTTCCGTCTACAATTAAATCAAATAACGCAATCGAAAAAGATGTAAAAAAAGATACCATGAAAGAGAAACCAACTCCTGTAACAGAAAACGATTACGATTTAAAAATAGGAAAAACCACTTTGCATCTTACCAATCAAAACAAGGTTTATTTTCCTGATGATGGTATTACAAAAGGAGAAATTGTACAGTATTATAATGAAGTTGCCGATTTAATTCTTCCCTATCTTAAAGATCGTCCGCAATCGATGAATCGTTTTCCTAACGGAATCAATGCGCCGGGATTTTATCAAAAAGATGTCGATGTTGATAAAGTTCCGTCCTGGCTCAAAACCAAAAAAATCTTTTCAGAATCGAATGAAGAATATCTCAATTATCTGATTTGTAATGATAAAGCGACTTTACTGTACATGGCCAATTTAGGATGTATCGAAATGAATCCGTGGAATTCGACCATCAAACACGTCGAAAATCCGGATTGGCTCGTAATTGATATTGATCCTGAAAAAGATGATTTCGAAGAAGTGGTAAAAACAGCTCTAACCGTAAAAGAAGTTCTCGATGAACTCGAAACCGAATGTTACTGCAAAACTTCAGGAGCAACGGGTTTACACGTTTATATTCCGCTGGGCGCGCAATACGATTATGATTCGATTAAAATTTTTGGCGAATTACTGGCCATCGAAATTCATTCGCGTTTGCCTGAAACGACTTCATTAGAACGCAGTATCAAAAAAAGAAATCATAAAATTTATATTGATTATCTACAAAACCGACGCGGCCAAACTCTTGCAGCGCCTTATTCTGTAAGGCCTAAATCGGGAGCAACAGTTTCAACTCCGTTAGAATGGAGCGAAGTAAATTCGAAACTGCATCCATCGCAGTTTACCATCAAAAATGTGCTGCAGCGATTTGAGAAAAAAGGAGATTTATGGCAACCCGTTTTAGGAAAAGGTGCCAATATTAAAAAGATATTACACAAGCTGGAAAACAAAAATCCTCATTAA